The Bradyrhizobium sp. CCBAU 051011 DNA segment CGTGACCGTCGCCGGCATCGAGGAATTCCGGCTCGATTTCCAGGATGCGATCGAGATCGAACGCGCCGCGCTCGAGCACATCCGCCAGCGCCACCTTGCAGCGCTCGGTGCGGTGCAGCTTTGCATACGGATTGATACCGCGAATCCGGGCTTCGACTTCGGCCAGCTCCGGCTTGGAGACGAGGTCGGTCTTGTTCAGCACGATGACGTCAGCGAACGCGATCTGGTTCTTGGCTTCCGGCGCATCCTTCAGGCGGTCGCTAAGCCACTTCGCATCGGCGACAGTGACGACCGCGTCGAGCCTTGCGTTCTTCTGCACATCCTCGTCGACGAAGAAGGTCTGCGCTACCGGCGCGGGATCGGCGAGGCCCGTGGTCTCGACGATGATGGCATCGAACTTGCCCTTGCGCTTCATCAAGCCGTCCATGATGCGGACGAGGTCGCCGCGCACGGTACAGCAGACGCAGCCATTGTTCATCTCGAACACTTCCTCATCGGCGCCGATGATGAGGTCGTTGTCGATGCCGATCTCGCCGAATTCGTTGACGATGACGGCGTATTTCTTGCCGTGGTTTTCCGACAGGATGCGATTGAGCAGCGTGGTCTTGCCGGCGCCGAGATAGCCCGTCAGCACGGTCACTGGAATTTTTTGGGACGACAATTCAGACATAATAGCTCCGGAACGGAATTGTAGCGCGCGAGCAGCAGGGAGGCCCCTGCCCTATGGGCTCAGCGCGCCGGTCAGGGCCTTTATATTGTGCCTGACCATCGCAATGTAAGTGGGAGAATCGCCCTTTTCGCCCGTCAGACTGTCGGAATAGAGCGTTCCGCCGACCCTGGCGCCGGTCTCGGCGGAGATCCGGCCCATCAGGCGGGGGTCGGTGATATTTTCCATAAAAACTGCCGGTATTTTGGCGGCCCGGATCTGGGTGATGATCCGCGCGACGTCGCGGGCGCTGGCCTCGGATTCGGTCGAGACGCCGAGCGGCGCGATGAACTCGATGCCATAGGCGCTCGCGAAATAGCCGAAGGCATTGTGGGTCGAGATCACCTTGCGGCGGCCTTCCGGAATTTTCGCCACCGCCTCGCGCACCTCGCGATCAAGCGCGTCGAGTTGCGCCAGATAGTCACTGGCGTTGGACTTGAAGGTTTCGGCGCCGGCGGAATCGGCGGCCACCAGCGCGTCGCGGATATTGGCGACATAGATCTTCGCATTGGCAACGGATTGCCAGGCGTGCGGATCGGCGTTGGAGCCGAGCTTGAGCGGCGTGACGCCCGTCGTCGCGGTCACAATGGCCGCCTTGCCGCCGGCGGACTTCACCAGCCGCGACAACCAGCCCTCGAACCCAAGGCCGTTGACGAAGACGAGCTTGGCATCGGCCATCTTCTTGGCGTCCGCCGGCGTCGGCGTATAGACATGCGCGTCGCCATCGGGCCCGACCAGCGTCGTGACGGCGACACGATCGCCGCCGACATTGCGGACGAGATCGCCGAGGATCGAGAAGCTGGCGACGACGTTGAGGCGATCCGCGGCGCGGGCCGGGCCGATAGCCGAAATCAAGGCGAGAGCGATGAGCCAGAGCCGGATCATGACTATGCCTCGAGATGCCGGCCGGGGAACATCTGCCGGACCAGGCCGCTGACAGGGCCGAACAACAGCGACACGATATACAGCACCGCGGCGACCAAAATAATCGCGGGGCCTGAGGGAATCTTGGTCTGGAACGACAGCACCAGCCCGGCATAGCCGGAGACGATGGCGCTGGCGACCGCGATGCAGATCATGCCGGTGATGTCGCGCGACCAGAAGCGCGCGATCCCCGCAGGCAGGATCATCAGGCCGACGCCGAGCAGCGTGCCGAGCGCGTGAAAGCCGTTGACGAGATTGATGACGACCAGCGCCAGGAAGGCGAGATGCGCGGGCGCGCCGGCGCGAGAGACAGTACGCAAAAACACCGGATCAACGCATTCGATCACCAGGGGACGATAGATCACCGCCATCACCAAAAGCGTAATGGTGGCGTTGAAGCCGATGACGAGCAGTGTCTGGTCGTCCATTGCGAGGATGTTGCCGAACAGCACGTGCAACAGGTCGATATTGGTGCCCTTGATGGAGACGATGGTGACGCCGAGCGCCAACGACACCAGGTAGAAGGTCGCAAGCGAAGCGTCTTCCTTCAGCTCGGTGTTGCGCGCGACAAGGCCGGCGAGCAGCGCCACCGTAAAGCCCGCGATCAATCCGCCGGTCGTCATCGCGAACAGATTGAGCCCGGAAACCAAGAAGCCGATCGCAGCACCCGGCAGGATCGCATGCGCCATCGCGTCGCCGACAAGGCTCATCCGCCGCAGCATCAGGAACACGCCGATCGGGGCCGCGCCAAGCGCCAGCGCGGTCACGGCGGCGAGCGCGCGGCGCATGAACTCGAATTCGATAAAGGGCGCGAACAGCGCGTCGTACACCATCAGGCCGCTCGCGACGGCATATCGGCGGCGCAAGCCGCGGCGCTGTCATCGAAGGCTTCGCACATCTTCATCGCCACGAGCAGGTTTTCCGGTGTCAGCGCGTCGGCGGTCGGCCCCCACGCGACCGGCCCGCGCGCCAGCAGCAGCGTTTCGGGGAAGTGGCTTCGTACCATCTCCAGATCGTGCAGCGCCGCCAGCACGGTGCGCCCCTCGCCGTGCCAGCGCCCGACCAGCGCGATCAGGTCCGCCGATGTCTTGGCGTCGATGGCGTTGAACGGCTCGTCCAGAACGATCAGTCGGGCATCCTGCAGTAGCACCCGCGCAAACAGCATGCGTTGCATCTGCCCGCCCGACAGCGTGCCGATCGAGCGATTTTCAAAACCGTTGAGCCCGACGGCGGCGAGCGCCGCCAGGATCTTCTCGCGCGCAGCCTTGCCGATGCCGCCGAATGGACCGGTCGAACGCCACAGGCCGCTGCCGACGAAATCGAACACCGAGATCGGGAAGCTGCGATCGATGTCGACGCTCTGCGGCAGATAGGCGATGTCCCTGATATCGAGACCGCCGAGATCGATCGATCCCGACAGCGGTTTCAGAATTCCGGCGAGCCCGCGCAACAGCGTCGACTTGCCGGCGCCGTTCGGCCCGATCACGGCCAGCAGCGCGCCCGGCGCGACCTCGCCATTGAGGTGGTGCACCGCCGGGTGGCGGTCATAGCCGAGCGTGACGTTCCGGAATTTGATCTGCACGGCCATGCTTCACCTCATCGCCAGCAGCACTACGGCCCACAGGGCGGCCGAGACCGCGAGCGCCGCGGCGAGCCGGGCCACGACGGTCATGCGCAGGATCGACCAGGGCGCAGCCTGCGCCGGATGCGGCATTGCCGGGCCATGGCTATGGGCGTGACCGTGGTGGTGATGGGCGTGGTCGTGGGGATGGGCGTGCGACATGGGAAAACGTTATATTATAACATTACGGGAGTCTATGCGCCGGACCTTGGTCTATATACGCTCCTGCTGCCCGGACTCGCTCAAGCGTATTGGCTTTGGGAATTGTGGCCCTCGAAAGGAATCCCGTCTCACCCGCTGGCGGTGATGTGCGCAGCGTGGCTCGCCTTGCTCGGGATCTGGATCGTTGCGAAAACGACGTTGTTCGGCCGACGTTCGCTGCAGCTCAACTGAAGATATCACCGCGGCTGGGCCAGTGCCTTCGCGACCACCTTAAATCCGAATGCCAATTGATGAGGCCGCGGGCCGGATCAGCTGCACGACAACGTTGGTGTAACGGCTGCCGTTGAAGTTGACGTCAACGACCCACAACACGAAGACGGCAACAAATGCGGCGCCCACGGCTTTCATGAATTCTTAACGATGAGGGCATCGTAGGGGTTCCGCCACAACGATCCGTCGTCACGATACGACTGCACCTAAGGGTGGTTGTCGCAGAGCTTACCCGCCTTCACGGTTTCCCGATCACCATCGCGATCGCTGCCGCGAGAAACGGAAACGGCACCGACACCGCCGCGCGAAACCAGACGAACCTGGCCGGCATGAACGGGATTTCCCAGAGGATCATGCGCTGGAAGGCGAACAGCGCCCAGGCGACGACATAGGCGATAACCTGCGGCGTGCCACCGCCGACCTTCAGCGCCACTGCGCCGATCGAGAAGCCGACCACCGGGCCGCCCGGCGTCGCCGCCCCCGCGATGACAGCGGTCAAGACGCCAAACCAGCCGCTGTCGGGGCCGAGCCAGCCCGTGATGACTTCCGGCGGGATGACGGCGGCGATGTAGCCCGAGCCGATCACGCCGAGTGCGATGCGCGGCACGATGTTGATGAAATCCGTCGAGCCTTCGCGCACCGACGACACCAGCACGACGCGGCCGCGCCGCCAGGCCATGAAGCCGAGAACGGCGACCGAGCCCCACAGGGTGACGTCGATGATCAGCGCGGAGAGCGTCATGACGGTGGCTCCGACGTCTTTTTCGGATACATCCGCACATAGACGAAGCGGCCGAGCGCGCCGGCCAACACGGGGATCGGCAGCGAGATCACCGCGCGCCAGAGCGTGAATTCCGTGCCGAGGATAGGCAACTCCCAAGCGACCGCGCGGCCGTAGCCGATCAGCGTCCAGCTCACCACCATCGCGATGGTGGCGCCGAAATCGGCGCCGACGGTCAGCAACGCCGCCGCCACCGGATAGGCGGTGAAGGGGCCGCCGGGCAGGATCGCGCCGAACGCTGTTCCGATTAGCAGGCCCTTCAAGCCCGATTCCGGCCCGAGTGAGCGCGAGACTTTTTCGTGCGGCAGAATTTCCGCGATGAATGCACCTAGCAGGCAGCCGGCCAGCACGCGCGGCATGATTTCGCCGAACAGCCAGAGATCGTGGGTGAGTATCTTGAGCACGCCGTCGATGCCGTCGCGCCGCCAGACGAGGCCTGCGCAAACCGCGACGAGCGCCCCGATCACGATCATCGACCAGCCGACCGGCTTGCGGGCACGCCGCGGTTTTGGCTCGGCTTCATCGGCAGGCGCCGGATCTTTTATCTGATGTTCTGACAAGGCAATCGTGTGGGCGGGTGATGCTCGTCCACCCTGCTTAGTCCCGCTGAAGTGACGACGCAAACGGAAGCTCGCACGATACCCATGCGCTCTCAGGCATGCCCATGCGGGCACGTCACGCGGCCCGTGTTCGTACGGGCTATTGGTTCAGCTGAACTGGCGCACCAGCGCGAGGCCCGCGAACAGCCCGGCGATCGAGAGCACGACGGAGCCGATCACGTAAAGCGCCGCCAGCGTGAGTTCGCCGCGCTCATAGAGCAGCGCCGCATCGAGCGAGTAGGCCGAGAACGTGGTGTAGCCGCCGAGGATGCCGGTCATCAAAAACAGCCGCCAGGGCTGCGAGGCCTCACCCTTGAAGGCGAGATAGCCCGCAATCAGCCCCATCACGGTCGAGCCTGATATGTTGATGATAAAGGTGCCCCAGGGAAATCCGGGACCGAGGCAGCGGGCGCAGGTGACGTTGATGAGATGGCGCAGCGTGGCGCCAAGGCCGCCACCGACAAAGACCAGCAGATAGCTCATCGCAGCTTTATCCCATGTCAGCGAAGTCACCCGGCATTGCCGCTTGTGCCGCAAGCCGGTGGTCGCCGCAAGGATCGGACGGCATATGTGCCAACAAAAAGGGGCGGCAGCCGCAGCTACCGCCCCTGAGGAATCGCAGCCCCGTCATTGCCTGCGACAAACGCGAAGCGTTTGTGCAAGGGAGTGAAGCGACGAAGCAATCCATATCTCGGCATAACGGATAGATGGATTGCTTCGTGGAGCCTGTCATCGGACGCGCATTCACGCGACCCGTTGGCTCGCAATGACGGTGTCAGCGGCTTTGATCGGCTTACGCTCCGGCCTTGCCGTACAGCTCGTCGACATAGTCCCAGTTGATCAAATGATCGCAAAACGCCTTCAGATAGTCGGGACGGCGGTTGCGATAATCGATGTAGTAGGAGTGCTCCCAGACGTCGCAGCCGAGGATCGGCGTGGCGCCATGGACCAGCGGACTTTCGCCGTTCGCGGTCTTGGAGATTTCGAGCTTGCCGTTCTTGACCGACAGCCAGCACCAGCCGGAGCCGAACTGACCGACGCCGGCGGCGGCGAAATCGGCCTTGAACTTTTCGAGACCGCCGAGATCCTCGGTGATCTTCTTTTCCAGACGGCCGGGCAGCTTGCTGCCGCCGCCATTCGGCTTCATCCAGTTCCAGAAGTGCAGGTGGTTGTAGTGCTGGCCGGCATTGTTGAACACGGCCGGATTCTTGCCGAACGAACCCTTGACGATCTCCTCCAGGGACTTGCCTTCGAATTCTGTCCCCTTGATCGCGTTGTTTCCGTTGGTCACGTAAGCTTGGTGATGCTTGTCGTGGTGGTATTCCAGCGTTTCCTTGGACATGTGGGGTGCAAGGGCGTCGTGGGAATAGGGGAGATTGGGCAGCGTGAAGGTCATGGGGTGATGTCCGAACTGATGGGAGAACGTGGTCTAACGGGAACCCTTATAGAAGGTTCCATTGCGCATAAACACCGCAATTTGGCAAGAACCGGAAGGCCTTCCTGGTAACACCGCTCCGCGTCCCGCGTATGACGGGTATGGCAGCCGCAAGCATTGGCGCGACATGGGTGATGAAATGAGCATCGAAATCGACGTCCTGAACGGGGATTCCTCGTGGAAGCGGGCTGAGCCGCTGATGCAGGCGGTATGGCCGCGCGAAGTCATCGAAAAATTGTCCTGGGGGCACGTCAAATGGGCCCATGCCGACCTGCGCGTGCTGATCGACGCGCCGGAAGACGCCCAGCCGGGGCTCGCCTGCCATGTCGGCGTTTACTTCCGTACCGCGACCTGGGACGGGCGCAAGGTTCAGATCGGGGGCATCGGCGGCGTTTCGACCCGGCCGGATTGCCGCGGGCGCGGCTATGCCTCGCTGGCGCTGAACGCCGCGATCAGGACGCTGCGCGATCACGAAGCGGTGCGGTTCGCGCTGCTGTTCTGCGAGCCGCACAATGAAGCGTTCTATGAAGCGCGTGGCTGGCATGCGTTCAAGGGCGGGGTCTATGCCGAGCAGCCGGAGGGAAGAATTCGCTTCGAAGCGATGGCGCCATACGTGTTCGATTTCACGCGCAAGCCGCGCGATGGAATAATCGACCTATGCGGCCTGCCATGGTGACCCCTGCAGCGGCGCAGGGTGGCTTGCGCCACATCAGCCGGATAGTATGTCATCCGTAATCTATTGGATTTGGATGAGCGGTGACGCATGACCATTGACGCCTCCCTCGACATGCGACCCGTCGCCGCCGTTCCGCCCGCGCCGGCCAATGCGCTTCTCACCTCGCCGATCCTGCCGACGCTGTTGAAGCTCGCGCTTCCCACTGCGATCGCGATGGCCGGCACGACACTGGTGGCGGTCGCCGAAACTTCCTATATCGGCCGGCTCGGCACTGAGCCGCTGGCCGGCATCGCGCTGGTGTTTCCCTTCGCGATGCTGACGCAGATGATGTCGGCGGGCGCGATGGGCGGCGGCGTTACCTCCGCCATCAGCCGCGCGCTCGGCGCGGGCGATCGCGACCGCGCGGCGACGCTGGCGCTCCATGCGGCGATGATCGGCGCCT contains these protein-coding regions:
- a CDS encoding GTP-binding protein → MSELSSQKIPVTVLTGYLGAGKTTLLNRILSENHGKKYAVIVNEFGEIGIDNDLIIGADEEVFEMNNGCVCCTVRGDLVRIMDGLMKRKGKFDAIIVETTGLADPAPVAQTFFVDEDVQKNARLDAVVTVADAKWLSDRLKDAPEAKNQIAFADVIVLNKTDLVSKPELAEVEARIRGINPYAKLHRTERCKVALADVLERGAFDLDRILEIEPEFLDAGDGHDHDHDHHRGHDHHHHDHSHSHGGLKHYHDEDMQSLSLRSDKPLDPTLFMPWLQNLVATEGQKILRSKGILAFTDDDDRYVFQGVHMMLEGDHQRKWKEGEPRESRVVFIGRELPEKAIRDGFESCIVT
- a CDS encoding metal ABC transporter substrate-binding protein, whose product is MIRLWLIALALISAIGPARAADRLNVVASFSILGDLVRNVGGDRVAVTTLVGPDGDAHVYTPTPADAKKMADAKLVFVNGLGFEGWLSRLVKSAGGKAAIVTATTGVTPLKLGSNADPHAWQSVANAKIYVANIRDALVAADSAGAETFKSNASDYLAQLDALDREVREAVAKIPEGRRKVISTHNAFGYFASAYGIEFIAPLGVSTESEASARDVARIITQIRAAKIPAVFMENITDPRLMGRISAETGARVGGTLYSDSLTGEKGDSPTYIAMVRHNIKALTGALSP
- a CDS encoding metal ABC transporter permease produces the protein MVYDALFAPFIEFEFMRRALAAVTALALGAAPIGVFLMLRRMSLVGDAMAHAILPGAAIGFLVSGLNLFAMTTGGLIAGFTVALLAGLVARNTELKEDASLATFYLVSLALGVTIVSIKGTNIDLLHVLFGNILAMDDQTLLVIGFNATITLLVMAVIYRPLVIECVDPVFLRTVSRAGAPAHLAFLALVVINLVNGFHALGTLLGVGLMILPAGIARFWSRDITGMICIAVASAIVSGYAGLVLSFQTKIPSGPAIILVAAVLYIVSLLFGPVSGLVRQMFPGRHLEA
- a CDS encoding metal ABC transporter ATP-binding protein; protein product: MAVQIKFRNVTLGYDRHPAVHHLNGEVAPGALLAVIGPNGAGKSTLLRGLAGILKPLSGSIDLGGLDIRDIAYLPQSVDIDRSFPISVFDFVGSGLWRSTGPFGGIGKAAREKILAALAAVGLNGFENRSIGTLSGGQMQRMLFARVLLQDARLIVLDEPFNAIDAKTSADLIALVGRWHGEGRTVLAALHDLEMVRSHFPETLLLARGPVAWGPTADALTPENLLVAMKMCEAFDDSAAACAADMPSRAA
- a CDS encoding permease, translated to MSEHQIKDPAPADEAEPKPRRARKPVGWSMIVIGALVAVCAGLVWRRDGIDGVLKILTHDLWLFGEIMPRVLAGCLLGAFIAEILPHEKVSRSLGPESGLKGLLIGTAFGAILPGGPFTAYPVAAALLTVGADFGATIAMVVSWTLIGYGRAVAWELPILGTEFTLWRAVISLPIPVLAGALGRFVYVRMYPKKTSEPPS
- the crcB gene encoding fluoride efflux transporter CrcB; translation: MSYLLVFVGGGLGATLRHLINVTCARCLGPGFPWGTFIINISGSTVMGLIAGYLAFKGEASQPWRLFLMTGILGGYTTFSAYSLDAALLYERGELTLAALYVIGSVVLSIAGLFAGLALVRQFS
- a CDS encoding superoxide dismutase; protein product: MTFTLPNLPYSHDALAPHMSKETLEYHHDKHHQAYVTNGNNAIKGTEFEGKSLEEIVKGSFGKNPAVFNNAGQHYNHLHFWNWMKPNGGGSKLPGRLEKKITEDLGGLEKFKADFAAAGVGQFGSGWCWLSVKNGKLEISKTANGESPLVHGATPILGCDVWEHSYYIDYRNRRPDYLKAFCDHLINWDYVDELYGKAGA
- a CDS encoding GNAT family N-acetyltransferase, with product MSIEIDVLNGDSSWKRAEPLMQAVWPREVIEKLSWGHVKWAHADLRVLIDAPEDAQPGLACHVGVYFRTATWDGRKVQIGGIGGVSTRPDCRGRGYASLALNAAIRTLRDHEAVRFALLFCEPHNEAFYEARGWHAFKGGVYAEQPEGRIRFEAMAPYVFDFTRKPRDGIIDLCGLPW